From the SAR324 cluster bacterium genome, the window CACCCTTACTGTTTCATTGGCTGGTGCTGAGTTTACTGTTATTTTGCATAGGTTTGTATGGAGTGCTGACCAGACGAAATGCTATTGGTATTCTCATGTCAATAGAACTTATGCTGAATGCGGGTGCTCTGAATTTTGCGATATTTAACAGACTGATGTCTCCTGAAAAAATCGACGGGGAGTTGATGGGAATATTCATTATCGTTATTGCGGCGGCAGAAGCGGTGATCGGTATGGCAATATTCGTTGCGGTCTTCCAACAGCGTAATTCCCTGGATGTCACACAAATGGATACTTTGAAAGGATAATGGGCATGGAATTGGGGTTCATTTTTAATTATGCCTGGTTGATTCCCGCAATGCCGTTGTTCTCTTTTTTTATTGCCGGAATTATCATTAGACCCATTTCAAATAAGGTCGCTGGATTAGTAGCCACACTATCTGTTGGCATTTCTGCCACTCTTTCCTACATTTTAGCATTTCGCTATATTTCCCGTTTTTCAGAATCCGGAAGCTTCCCGATGATGGTTCCCTGGAGTGGTGAATGGTTGCGCTATCAGGAGTCTCTGACGGTGTCTGTCGGAGTTTTGATTGATCCATTGTCTCTGTTGCTGATGGTTGTAGTCACCACGGTGAGTTTTCTGGTTCATTGGTATTCACTGGGATACATGAAAGGGGATGAGGGCTTTGGAAGGTATTTCACATTCCTGAATTTATTCACGTTCAGTATGCTGGGATTGGTCACAGCACCAAATCTGCTTCAGATGTTCGTTTGTTGGGAATTGGTAGGCAGCAGTTCATTTTTACTCATTGGTTTCTATTATGAAAAACCCTCTGCTGTGTCAGCTTCCAAAAAAGCATTCATTGTCACTCGTTTTGCGGATCTGGGTTTTTTGCTCGGAATTCTGATTCTCGGATTTTATGGACAGAGAATATTTCAGGGAATGAGTTATTTACCTGAATCTCCTGTTCTGAATGGTTTCAGCGGCATTCAGCCATGGGATTTTGCGTTTTTGAATAATCCCGAGGTTTTACAGAAGTTTTTAGAACTGGGTGAAGCCGGCCTGGGAATGGGGGTTCTCACAGTTGCCCTGGTTCTTCTTTTTATAGGTGCGGCAGGTAAAAGTGCCATGTTTCCACTCCACATATGGCTTCCAGACGCAATGGAAGGTCCAACTCCTGTTTCTGCGTTGATTCATGCCGCGACAATGGTCGTTGCCGGGGTGTATCTTGTCGCACGATTGTTTCCCGCCTTTGCGATGTCTGGCAGTGCCTTGATTCTGGTGGCCTATGTCGGGGCGTTCACATGTTTATTTGCGGCTGTGCTTGGTTGTGTTCAAGATGATATAAAACGGATTCTGGCCTTTTCAACCTTGAGTCAGATCGGCTACATGATGTTTTCACTGGGCGTAGCCAGTATGGAACATCCTTTAGGATATACCGCATCATTATTTCACTTATTCACCCATGCTTTTTTTAAGGCGTTGCTGTTTTTAGGTGCTGGTTCCGTCATCCATGCGGTCCATACCAATAATATTCATGAAATGGGTGGCCTGGATCACAAAATGCCTGTTACTCATTTTTTATTTCTGATTGCGACATTGGCAATCTCAGGAATTCCGCCGCTTTCAGGTTTTTTCTCAAAAGATGAAAT encodes:
- the nuoL gene encoding NADH-quinone oxidoreductase subunit L, which produces MELGFIFNYAWLIPAMPLFSFFIAGIIIRPISNKVAGLVATLSVGISATLSYILAFRYISRFSESGSFPMMVPWSGEWLRYQESLTVSVGVLIDPLSLLLMVVVTTVSFLVHWYSLGYMKGDEGFGRYFTFLNLFTFSMLGLVTAPNLLQMFVCWELVGSSSFLLIGFYYEKPSAVSASKKAFIVTRFADLGFLLGILILGFYGQRIFQGMSYLPESPVLNGFSGIQPWDFAFLNNPEVLQKFLELGEAGLGMGVLTVALVLLFIGAAGKSAMFPLHIWLPDAMEGPTPVSALIHAATMVVAGVYLVARLFPAFAMSGSALILVAYVGAFTCLFAAVLGCVQDDIKRILAFSTLSQIGYMMFSLGVASMEHPLGYTASLFHLFTHAFFKALLFLGAGSVIHAVHTNNIHEMGGLDHKMPVTHFLFLIATLAISGIPPLSGFFSKDEILAGALESGHFVIFGIGLLVAGITAFYMFRLYFLTFKGEPKSHAEHAKESQFIMLIPMMILGMLAVGGGWIPLGEWVKVGDLNHHGINWDIALPAILSAMTGIGVAWFMYRKHPGIAEKMAKNSGGIYILVRNKFYIDEVYLWLTHRLVFQKISQPIAWFDRHVVDGMVNLTGWITRESGRILGKLQTGQIQTYGIFHVIGGLGVLLWFWVTIV
- the nuoK gene encoding NADH-quinone oxidoreductase subunit NuoK; protein product: MIEFLASHSPLLFHWLVLSLLLFCIGLYGVLTRRNAIGILMSIELMLNAGALNFAIFNRLMSPEKIDGELMGIFIIVIAAAEAVIGMAIFVAVFQQRNSLDVTQMDTLKG